In a single window of the Papaver somniferum cultivar HN1 chromosome 8, ASM357369v1, whole genome shotgun sequence genome:
- the LOC113306747 gene encoding uncharacterized protein At5g49945-like: protein MAKSFWYLLALLSLLSLIGQQLSRSSVYAAADFEGFGDESEEEDEDQSESDLITNFRSTSPPPILTQSDFKKDVEQQKDDESKPDSSLNSPSIDSSKSSSTVSFEYWDEDEFEGLPVQEREQQENEEKKENPNSDVAESFSESGSSDSKTDESKERVPFSFSPRNFIVEIICVSFLIMFAVNYFTGKKENENIALSWASRFATKDSIFDKNFSLLGTGDGKDTPLLLKEGQNVFKFYASGRRYCQGLLATMELKSRHDLISRLYNMVVPCKDEITFEVYMNDDSMDHVMFALAKKKAAKLMHKEFMDLQRYASFVTTTPTNRKWVAEELGVVTESREVAGDLITEAVLDQVFGDKAFEKFGKGFISMHFSDQHQSSHRKMLVFKFAVPDAKNMADMTRLVALVPYYIDLIGRYKLSSQARSKTEAARNKAAQEVYKELQNARQEALQKKKAEKRKMMEELEAKLSAEAIKKKEAKERARQMKKVMPKVKMSRS from the exons ATGGCGAAATCATTTTGGTACTTGTTAGCTCTACTCTCTCTCCTATCATTAATCGGTCAACAACTCTCACGCTCTTCAGTCTATGCTGCTGCTGATTTCGAAGGTTTTGGTGATGAatctgaggaagaagatgaagatcaaTCTGAATCTGATCTCATTACTAATTTTCGATCTACTTCTCCACCTCCAATCTTAACTCAATCTGATTTCAAAAAAGATGTTGAGCAACAAAAAGATGATGAATCAAAACCTGATTCGTCATTGAATTCTCCATCAATTGATTCTTCAAAATCCTCGTCAACTGTTTCATTTGAGTACTGGGATGAAGATGAATTCGAAGGTCTTCCAGTTCAAGAACGAGAGCAACAAGAgaatgaagaaaagaaagaaaaccctaattctgatgttGCTGAGTCATTTTCCGAATCTGGATCATCTGATTCAAAGACGGATGAATCTAAAGAACGTGTACCATTTTCCTTCTCTCCTCGTAATTTCATTGTTGAGATAATCTGTGTGAGTTTTCTGATTATGTTTGCTGTGAATTACTTTACTGGGAAAAAGGAGAATGAGAATATAGCTTTGTCTTGGGCATCTAGATTTGCAACTAAGGATTCCATATTTGACAAGAATTTTAGTTTATTAGGAACTGGAGATGGGAAAGATACaccattattgttaaaagaaGGGCAAAATGTGTTTAAATTCTATGCAAGTGGGAGGAGGTATTGTCAAGGGTTATTAGCAACAATggaattaaaaagtagacatgaTCTGATATCTAGACTTTATAAtatggttgttccatgtaaagATGAGATTACATTTGAAGTCTATATGAATGATGATTCAATGGATCATGTCATGTTTGCTCTTGCTAAAAAGAAAGCGGCTAAGCTTATGCATAAAGAGTTCATGGATCTTCAGAGATATGCTAGTTTCGTTACTACTACACCGACTAATAGGAAATGGGTCGCTGAGGAGTTGGGCGTTGTTACAGAGTCTAGGGAGGTAGCTGGGGATCTCATCACTGAAGCGGTTCTTGATCAG GTTTTTGGGGATAAAGCATTCGAGAAATTTGGTAAGGGATTCATATCTATGCATTTTTCCGATCAACACCAATCATCACACAGAAAAATGCTGGTATTCAAGTTTGCTGTCCCTGATGCGAAGAACATGGCTGATATGACAAGATTGGTGGCTCTTGTACCTTATTATATTGATTTGATCGGCCGATACAAGCTCAGTTCACAG GCACGATCTAAAACAGAAGCAGCTAGAAATAAGGCTGCCCAAGAAGTATACAAGGAACTTCAGAATGCAAGACAAGAAGCTTTACAAAAGAAGAAAGCAGAAAAGAGGAAGATGATGGAAGAGCTCGAAGCTAAGTTGAGTGCCGAAGCTATTAAAAAGAAAGAAGCTAAAGAACGTGCTAGGCAGATGAAGAAGGTGATGCCAAAAGTGAAGATGAGCCGATCTTAG
- the LOC113301369 gene encoding FHA domain-containing protein PS1-like — translation MADETEKVEEKKIPVFTVLKKGSIVKNIYLDNLLISGEDDTVLVGGEEGEEIFIVGRHPDCNIMLEHPSISRFHLKIYSKTFSKSISVMDLSSAHGTWISDQKIEPQVRVVLNEGDTLRLGASTRVYRLHWVPRSFDLENSPNFENPLSIQEKEEVEEGRDDMNENDCLDSLEKFSNEEKENEGEDNEMEHELSFEREENHTVSSALPMSENGNASFVCEDDNGVHNMMAVVREEGRESPLGSRAMGEESVFSSTLAAVESVVEETSSQQIDKENVTLQSLVDMNNVLSELANQESPPMKSEKKFGTPNIWSRRGKSVGSIQIEIAKSSVKKVEGSSKQEMEEEFAPDKENCTPRPAPGMKLMRKEVGSDEVRNTGSFASKVRSRMKNMEVNSANVLEEEIVSRILFPGVDNEGEELHTPDKENSAPRSLLGLKSKKKGILEEMKNQNSGPLRSKVSTYPNIDEDLEAEELFTPDKENITPGRRVLGLKSKKKGCLAVVKNQSSGSLGSKAAMHSNILQEEYRKCEEEIFTPDKENFSPRPMFGMNSMEDGGLEELKNFESPNSKFITTPNSNVEEGRFYFSDKENLTPIVYGDSKSRKSSFRDHVRNESEMILSKREEGRVPFQSLLSPNSISKSMSDSSAPFIITTTSCDSANFSRSTEKSCVSFPNNLSGEEADNRRWNMVVDTGCLLDKDSWKSLKLLEGIKGTHLIIPRMVIRELDGLKRRGSRGSLFKRAIEVSSSTVLDWIEECMIKTNWWIHVQNSLEESLPTAPTPPASPHPILSEANYDAFGRALQLSSFGSLMEIASPTAQDHTLECALLFRRIKNNERVVLLSNDVALKIKAMAEGLICETAEEFRESLVSPYSERFMWAGSTPRGPTWSSFNDRSVLREKCYQDFPLKKTKSAEGAKGLKLILLHNSSHYGKIMTSTVN, via the exons ATGGCGGATGAGACAGAGAAAGTAGAAGAGAAGAAAATCCCTGTGTTTACAGTCTTAAAGAAAGGTTCTATTGTCAAGAACATCTATCTTGATAATCTATTGATTTCTGGGGAAGATGATACTGTATTAGTCGGAGGAGAAGAAGGGGAGGAGATATTCATTGTTGGTAGACATCCAGATTGTAATATAATGTTAGAACATCCGAGTATTAGTAGATTTCATCTCAAGATTTACTCTAAAACTTTTTCGAAATCGATCTCCGTCATGGATTTATCATCAG ctCATGGTACATGGATTTCGGATCAGAAGATTGAACCACAAGTTAGAGTAGTTCTGAATGAAGGTGATACGCTTAGATTAGGTGCTTCAACTAGAGTTTACAGATTACATTGGGTTCCACGTTCATTTGATCTTGAAAACTCGCCCAATTTTGAAAATCCGTTGTCAATTCAAGAGAAAGAAGAGGTAGAAGAAGGAAGAGACGATATGAATGAG AATGATTgtcttgattctcttgaaaaattctcaaatgaagaaaaggaaaatgaaggagaagataacgag ATGGAGCATGAACTCTCTTTTGAAAGAGAGGAGAATCATACTGTGTCGTCGGCATTACCAATGTCGGAAAACGGAAATGCTTCATTTGTTTGTGAAGATGATAATGGAGTACATAATATGATGGCAGTGgtgagagaagaaggaagggagAGTCCTTTGGGGTCTAGAGCTATGGGTGAAGAATCTGTGTTTTCATCAACCTTGGCTGCTGTAGAGAGTGTTGTAGAAGAAACAAGTTCTCAGCAGATTGACAAGGAAAACGTGACTCTACAGTCTCTTGTTGATATGAATAATGTATTATCTGAACTTGCAAATCAAGAGAGCCCACCAATGAAATCAGAAAAGAAGTTTGGTACGCCGAATATTTGGTCGAGACGAGGCAAGTCTGTTGGTTCGATTCAGATTGAAATAGCTAAGAGCAGTGTAAAGAAGGTTGAGGGTAGTTCTAAGCAAGAGATGGAAGAAGAATTTGCTCCAGACAAGGAGAATTGTACACCAAGACCTGCACCTGGAATGAAGTTGATGAGAAAAGAGGTTGGGTCAGATGAGGTCAGGAATACTGGATCATTTGCTTCAAAGGTTAGGAGCAGAATGAAGAATATGGAGGTTAACAGTGCTAATGTGTTAGAGGAGGAAATAGTTTCTCGAATTCTTTTTCCAGGTGTAGATAATGAAGGTGAGGAATTGCATACTCCAGATAAAGAGAATTCTGCACCTAGATCCTTACTTGgattaaaatcaaagaaaaagggtATCTTAGAAGAAATGAAGAATCAAAATTCTGGTCCCTTGCGTTCTAAAGTTAGTACATACCCGAATATTGATGAAGATCTAGAAGCTGAAGAACTCTTTACTCCAGATAAGGAGAATATCACTCCAGGACGACGCGTACTTGGAttgaaatcaaagaagaaaggttGCTTAGCAGTAGTGAAGAACCAAAGTTCTGGATCTCTGGGTTCAAAAGCGGCAATGCACTCAAATATTCTTCAGGAGGAATATCGAAAATGTGAAGAAGAAATATTCACTCCAGATAAGGAGAATTTCTCCCCAAGACCTATGTTTGGGATGAATTCAATGGAAGACGGTGGGCTAGAGGAATTGAAGAATTTTGAATCTCCAAACTCAAAGTTCATTACTACCCCAAATTCCAATGTCGAAGAAGGTAGATTCTACTTTTCAGATAAAGAGAATTTGACACCTATAgtttatggagactcaaaatcaAGGAAATCTAGTTTTAGAGATCATGTAAGAAATGAATCAGAGATGATTTTGAgcaagagagaagaaggaagagtgCCTTTTCAGTCCCTTCTATCACCAAATTCCATCAGCAAAAGCATGTCAGATTCCTCAGCTCCTTTTATTATTACTACCACGAGCTGTGATTCAGCCAACTTCAGCCGATCTACTGAAAAGAGCTGTGTTTCATTTCCCAAT AACCTATCTGGCGAGGAGGCTGATAACAGAAGGTGGAATATGGTGGTAGATACAGGTTGTCTTCTAGATAAGGATTCTTGGAAGTCCTTAAAACTACTTGAAGGCATTAAAGGGACTCACCTCATTATACCAAGAATGG TCATAAGGGAGCTGGATGGTCTCAAGCGACGGGGTAGCCGAGGTAGCCTGTTCAAAAGGGCAATAGAGGTCTCTTCTTCTACTGTATTGGACTGGATCGAAGAGTGCATGATCAAAACAAATTGGTGGATTCATGTTCAGAACTCGCTGGAGGAGAGCTTGCCCACAGCACCAACCCCTCCTGCATCGCCACACCCTATATTAAGCGAAGCAAATTATGATGCCTTTGGTAGGGCACTCCAGTTATCTTCATTCGGGAGTCTGATGGAGATTGCTTCCCCAACAGCACAAGACCATACCCTTGAATGCGCTCTACTTTTCAGGAGAATTAAGAACAATGAACGCGTTGTCCTTCTCAGTAACGATGTTGCTCTGAAGATCAAAGCCATGGCAGAG GGATTAATCTGTGAGACAGCTGAAGAGTTTCGAGAAAGTCTCGTGAGCCCATACTCTGAAAGATTCATGTGGGCAGGGAGCACACCAAGAGGACCTACTTGGTCTAGCTTCAATGACAGGTCAGTTTTAAGAGAGAAATGTTATCAAGATTTTCCGCTGAAGAAGACGAAGTCTGCTGAGGGAGCGAAGGGATTGAAGCTCATACTGCTCCATAACTCCTCGCATTATGGCAAGATAATGACTTCTACAGTCAACTAG